The DNA segment CGGGTGGTCAACCCCACCCAATACAGGGCGGGGATACTAAATTCACACTTTCCCCCCAAACCGCTCAAGCATAGGAACAACCCCATCTCGCGACTGCCTCGCCGTATCGTAACCCGGAAAAATCTTATATAATTTTAAATAAAATTGTTTTTCGACGCGTTTGGTACCAGCACTTGTGCGTTCCAGAATATCCTTTGTGTAAAAATGAAATTCAAAAAAACCAATTTTAAATTTTCCATCTACGCTCAGTCTACCACCTAACCGTAATCTTAATGGTGTTTCTATGTTGATACTCGGATACATAGGAAATCCATCTTCAAAATCTGATTTTGTGATCTGAATGGTTTCTTTCATATCCATTTCCAGAAAATCTTTTTGATTTGGCAGTTGGCACAAAACTTTTCCTTCACGGCGAAATTCTATCTGGTAGGACAAATACTCTGAATTTTCAACATCAATGGGAAAAACATCAATTCTGAGGTGGTGATCTAAAATTTCAGTCGAATGGGTGATGATATTTCCTTCTCTTTGTCCAATCACTATGATTCGATTTCCTTCATTTGGGATTGAATACTTGTAGATCGTTCCCGGTTCCGGTAAATCTCTTCCAGTTACCGTTCGTTCATTGTGAACGGGAGTTTGTGTGATCGTATGGACATCGATGATATTTGGATCTTCCATCTGACTCTCCATGGAACCTTTATCAGTGGATTTTAAACTTTGTTTTAATTTAAAAAGTTCAGAGGATTTAAGTTTTGCCAATGCAAGTTTTTGCATGACAACGATTAGTAGAAGTACGGCAACAAACAAAACCAAAGCAAACACCCATATCTCATAAGTGATCATTTTCTCTTCTAAGATTCGAATTTGTTCTAATGAATATGGTTTCATATCGGTTCTTGTTATGTTTTGATTTTTCTAAAAATCAATCTTACATTGAATATCGACTTCTTTGATTCAGAAAAATACCCTTTGTTAGGAAAAGAGATCGACTCTAGTTATGCACTTCCCTATTTTTTACACTATGTCAGGTATTGTATTCTTCTTATCTCTCCTTTTAACGAGCCTCATTTCGCCAATACTCTCACAAAATCATTGGGATGATTATATCGCTGAAAAAAACATTAAATCCACCTATTACATATTTGGTGACAATGTAAACTTGAGAGAAGCAGATCATCTCAATGCTAAAGTAATCCGAAAACTGCCTCTAGGAACTGTGATTAAGATTCTGACAAAAACGAACCAAATCTTAGAACAGAATTCATTGAAAGAATTTTGGTATAAAGTGCAAGTTGGTGAGGAGACTGGTTATCTTTGGGGAGGCCTTATCTCAGATTATTCATTTCCCCTGAACGACACGATTATCCTTTGTAAAAATCTTGGAACAAAAACTAAAAAATTGGAATTAAAGATCCTCCAAGGATCGAAAATTCTAAGCCAAGGAAGTTTTGAAGTTGGACCATTGAGTAATGAATCATGGGACCATACGATATACAATCCGAGTCTTTTTTCACCTAGCCCGCATACAATATTTGCTATCAAATTTTTAATCTTTTCAGAAATTGAGTATGGTTATTCAAATGAACAAGTATTCACTTTGAACCGAGAATTGAAAATTACACCGCAGTTTTCGTGGAATCCGGGTTCTTGTGATCCACCAGCATGTGCGGAAACATGGTTAGTTTTCCCAAAAGATACCTTACCGGAAGATAAAAAAATGAGTCGAAAAACCCTAAAGGGAAAAGAGAACACAATCATTGAACTTATGCATAGTTTCGATTTAGATGAGACAAACCAACATGATTTTTACCAATCTGAATATGTGTGGAATGGATCTCAGTTTCAGAAAAAGGAAAAATAAACACCAATGAAAAAACAAATCATCTACAGTATTCTTATATTATTTTCTATTCCATGTTTTGCTTGGAATAATCATGCAGGTATTACCTATCTTATATTAAAAGACCATTGGAAAAACCAAAACACTCCAAATGTCAAAGTGGAATCATTAAAATCATTTTTAACAAAAGAAAAAGATTCAATTCAGGAAACACTATCGCTTTCAGAAGATTGGGCTCTCAATCGTTTGCCTCATTTATCTAAAACAAAGGATGAATTGAAATTTTCGCCTAACACAAAAGATGTGGATATCGTAACCAAATTTTACCTTGCACTTCGCGTGAATCCCAAACATAAAGCTGCATTGTACATCCAATCGGTTCCAAGAAAAAATGGAAAAAACTTACCACTGGACGAACTCACAACATTGAATGAAAAGGGAAAACTCGTAAACGAAACGTTTCTCTCACTCAAAGAAGGGCAGATGATTGGTGCCGATGAAGTCATTGTTTCTGCAACAGATGAACCTGATTATGATTTGGACTTATACCTTTTCGAAGATAATGTAAGTGATGTGGGTAAGTTATATGGTTTTGGTTACCAACCATTCGGAAATCCTGCAGTTGAGTTTTCATCCCAAGCACCATTCCACATGGGTTTCTTTTATGAACCAAAAATCATTTTTACTCTAGCTGGATTTTTAAAACGTACATACCCAGAACTTAGAATCCATCAATTTACAGAATTATCAAAATTAGCCTTTAGAAAAGGACATCCCTATTGGGGTTATCGATTTGCAGGTTGGGCATTACATTACATACAAGACCTAACACAACCTTATCACTCATCTGTATTGCCAAGAGTGAGCGCTTCCAAACAAATTGGAGTTCAACTAGTTTCAATCGTTGGTTACCAAACTCCCAAAGACAATATGATTCAATTTGTGTCTGGCCGACATACTTTGATTGAAGAATATCAATACTATCTCATTAAAAATGTAATCTCTTCCAAAAACTGGAAACACCCAGTTGTAACTTCGATTATGAATTTTGGACCGAATGATTTAACAGAATGGAAAAGTTTGGATGATCTCCGTGTGAATGTTTGTAAAGAAGCTTATGATGCAGGTGAACCAACCGACGAACAATTGGAAAACCTAAACATTCCAAAGTATGAAACTTTATATGACGAAAATCATCCCATTCATACGATCTTAGCAACTCTTTTGAGAAATACATCCAAACACACGAGAGCCTATTTGGATTCACTCAATGTGAAACGTTAATCGATAGGTTCGACAGCAAATCTTTCCAGAAGTTCCAAGGGAATGATTTCTAACGCTCGTTTGTGAGTTGACTCTAAAAAAACCTTAGGAGCTACTCCGTTTCGATATGCCTCGAGCCACCTTGAGGCACATAAACACCATCGTTCCCCTGGTTTCACACCAGGGAATTCATATTCAGGCCATGGAGTGATGAGATCATTTCCTGATTCTTTTTGAGAAAGCAAAAAGTCTTCAGTTGCCAATACACAAACGGTATGAGAACCAAAATCCTCATCTGAAGTATTACAACACCCGTCCCTAAAAAATCCAGTCAAAGGATCTGTAGAACAAGGTAAAAGAGGTCCGCCGAGTACATTGAGAGATTCATCCATATTGATACAAAATGTATAGGAATCTATAAGAGACAAGTGAGGAAAGTTGTTTCTCTACACAAGATATGAAAAAAGAAGGGGGTTTGCACCCCCAAAGTACGACCAAAAGGTCTTGGAAAGCCCAAAGCCATACTACTATACATATATTTACTTGTCAAACGATTACGCGCTAACTTGAAAGAAAAATACTTTTTTTTCGACACCATTCACTTTCACAACCATCTTCCATTTTCCTATAAAATTTGGGTGTTTTGGGATTTCGAAATAACGAAATTCGACCGCTCCTTCATTTTGTGAGAACCAATTCATATAATATGGCTCAACTTTATCACCATCAGTTGTTAGTAAAAGTTCGATTTGATTTTTAGTAGGTTTTAAAAATTCCAATTGTAACGCATAACGATCACCCAACCGGAAATTTGTATCATTACATTGAGTTAACAATTCTTTTCCATTGGACTTACATAACAAGATATCTTCTTCCAATAAATCCGTTTTTGGTGGGTCAATCCCTTGCCTAGGTTTCCAATATAAATAAAAAGGAGATAATGTTTCGTGATCGTTATATTGGGTTCTAAACGATGTGGGGAGTGTTATAATTTGAGAATCTTTTGTTGGTTTATGAACTTCAAAATGCAGATGTGGCCCTTGCGAATAACCAGTGTTACCCGAATAACCAATCAATTGTCCTTCTTCCACTTGGTCTCCAATATTTACAGTAACTCCGTCCTTTTTTAAATGAGCATAGTTACCGATAGTCCCATCATCATGTTGGATCATTACATAATTTGCTTTTGACAATAAATCTTTTCTAACTCCTCCTTCTGAATATTTTTTTACAAGAGAAACAACGATTCCTTTTCTTGCTGCATGAATTGGAGTGCCGATCGGCAAAGAAAAATCTAAGGAATACTTTAAATAACCCGAATGAGTGAATCCTCCATTGTATCCTTGTCCGATTCTTGCGCGAATACCACTTGGGAATGGTAAGGAATAAGAATACGCATCATCATGTTTGGCATCCCAATCTCCCATATTGACTGTGATAGAATAGGAATAAAAAAAAGATTTTGTAACATCTACAATCTTTAAGTTTGTTACAAAAACTGGATCGGCACCTCGAAGGACAAAAAATTTGGGGGACACTTGATCCGAACTCATATTTTTGAGTGAAATATTGATTGTGACTGACTTTATTGCTGCAAGGTTCGGATCTTTATTTTTTAAATACAGTTCATAGCCATTTTCAGTTGGAACAAGGATTGTACATGTGCTCTCAACGATACAGGATTCTTCTCCAATCATTTCAGGCGCAGAAACAATCGGTAAGGTAATCAAACAGAATAATAATATTAATTTTTTCACTTTAAACTCGTTATTTGGAATTCCATTTTCTTTTGGGTAATATGGTTCACTGTCACAGTGAGGTTCCATTCACCATCTAAAGGTTCCTGAAATTCTTGGATGGGTATCATAAATGAAGTCCACCAATCTTCTTTTTTAGAATCCCAAGTATATTCGTAAAGTATGTTACTATCTTTTTTACGCAAAAACAATTGAAAAGTATAAAGATCAGGTCTTAAAATTGGAAGCGTTATGAATATTGGTTTCAGTTTCGAAAATATGTTTTGGTTACAAAGGCTAACTTCGTTTGCCTCTGAATTTTCACATAAATAAATTCCATCGGAGTCAACTAACTTCTTTTCAGGAGGGGTTCCAAATTCTCGTCGCCAAACAAGAACTCCTTCAGACAGGATTTCGCCATCCGACATCTGGGTTCTAAATTTTGTTGGAATTGTCTTTTTTCTCAAAGTGTTAGTTGGTTGGTATACTTCAAAATGAAGGTGTGGTCCCTCACTATATCCTGTACTCCCCGCATAACCAAGGAATGTTCCTACATCCACATGTTGTCCTCGTTTCACAACCACACCCATATATCGTAAATGAGCATATTCTGCAATGGTTCCATCATCATGAAGAATCTTTACAAAATTGGCGGATTGTTTGTATTTTGGATCAAATCCTCCTTCATTATTTTTTTCTTCGGTATCAATTACGATTCCTGGTCTTGCAGCCATAATCATATCATCTTCTTTCAGTCCAAAATCAATAGAATACCGATTATCTCCCGAATGGCTTTTTTTCCCATGATAGGCTTGGAAAATTCTAACCTTCAGTTTCGAGTCAAAGGGAAGTTCATAAATATAACCTGAATTATGTGATACATGATAATTCCCCAAAATCCACTTATAGTGTATCTTATAAGAAATCTTCTTTCGTCGGTTAATGGTCTTTAAATGGAATAATTTAATCCTCCTTTTCCCTTTCAAAATTGTGACAAGTGGCAAAGGAACCGAACTTTTCATATTTTTGTATAAAGCATTAACAGAAATTGATGTTTCCGTCACGTTTGTTGCAATCTTATTTTGAAAAAAAACATCAACACCATTTCGATTCGGCTCAAAGTCTACGCATACACGATTCATAGAACAATAAGAAAGTGGTTCATTGGCAAATAACAATCCTAAGGGTAACAAAACCACTATTGAAAATAAACCGAATCTCATAATGATGGAATCAGATTATAGAAAAGAACAGTTTCGACAATCTATTTTTCCGAGATAAAAACATAGTTGCATAAAGAATTATTTTTTATGAAAGTCGACAGATGAGTGCAAAGCTTTATACGTTTCCGATCTCTCACTTCTCCGAAAAAGCAAGATGGGGTCTCGACTTAGCAAACTATCCTTATTTGTTAAACCCATTAATTCCTGGCCAACACATCCAAACACTAAAACCGCTTGTGAGTGATTTGTATGTTCCCGTTTTGGAAACTGATTCCGGAATTGTCCAAGGTTCTGGGCATATTTTAGATCTAGTGGAAGAAAAAGCCTTTGGTTCCAAATCTTCTGAAGAAGAAAAACAGATGGAAGAAACGATTGATTCAAAAATTGGGAAAAGCCTACAGACACTCTTATACCATTTTATCCTAGATTATCCGGAAATTGTAGGAAAACTTTTTTTACTCAATCCAGCAAAACTTTCTGATACTGTCTCACCACCCGAACATTTTGAATTGATAGCTTTATCACTAAAACGCAGGTATAAAATTACTCCTAAAAACATTGATGTCGTAAAACTGGCATTAGATGAATGTGCGAAAGAACTAATTGAAATTTATAAAACAAAAAAGTACTTCAATGGAAAATCTTTCGGCAGAGTTGACTTAACAATTGCTAGTTTGATGGGAATGCTCGTGGAACCAAAAGAGTCCCCTGCTTACCCATGGTTTACTTCTATCACAATGCCAGAATCATTCCTCCAATGGAAAAAAGATCTTGGATACGATCTCTTGTTTGATAAAATCAAAGAATTTTACAAAGACTTTCGGATCCAGTCCAAATAACTTGGATTCCCTTTCAGAATAGGCCAACCAACGATGCAGGGTATATCATAAGAATGCAAATCTCTTATCCTCTGTATCAGTGGTTCTGATTTTTCCATGGTAGTTTTCAATAAACAAACTACTTCCGTTGTTTCCTCTAATTGTTCGTTCCAGACATAAATCGATTCCATCTGATCAATGAGATTTGCGCAAGCTGCTAGTTTTTCTGTTACAAGAATCTTTGCCGTCTCTTTTGCTTCCGCTTTTGAGGGAAAAGTGGTATAAACTGTTACATATTCAATTTCAAATTCCATAAATAATATTTCCTACTTGCCCATTCTATCCAATGCTTATGATTTTGCTTTATGAATCTTCGTAATTTCAAATCCACATTACTCATCCTGAGCATTTGTCTCCCACTATTTTCCGAATCATTAAATCCACCTGTCATCACATCAACAAGCCAACTCCAACCCAAAACCAAAAAGTACATCCCAGTATTCGCCATGGATGGAAAACTAAAAACAAGTTGGGTAGAAGGAGCGGAGGGGGAAGGATTAGGCGAATCTCTCCAATTCAAATACAAAACTCCAATCAATTTTAGATCACTTTCCATTTATAATGGGTTTGGTGATCCTAAACTATGGGCTGCCAACAACAGGATCAAAAAATTAAAAGTTACCACGGAAAGTGGCATCGAAGAAGTGGTCACTCTAAAAGACTCACTCTCAAGGCAAGTGGTAGAATTCAAAAACGAAATCCGAGCTAAAGAAATTTCCCTAACAATCCAAGAAGTATACAAAGGAACCAACTCAGAAAACACAGCCATTGCAGAAGTGATGTTTGATTCGGAACAAGCTGGTTCAGCATTAGTTCCACCTAAGAATACTTGGGCAATTGGAAAATGGAAAACGAAATCAAATATTGCAAGGATCCAACTTCATAATGATGGAACTTGTGAAATGGGATATGAAACTGCAAAAATGTTATGTACTTGGACAGAAAAAGGGGACAAAGTCATTGTTAGCCTAGAAGCAACATTACCTCTAACCAATACTGATATTTTGGAAATCAAACGTAGAGGGAATGCCACTGACCCAGTAATTGAAATCAATGGTAAACACGAATTTGTTCTCAACAGAGATGAAGTTTAAACAGATTCTCCCAAACTTCCTTCGGTCCATGTAGACCAAATGGATTCAACCACAGTAGATTCATTTTCTACTGTGGTTTCAAAATACAATACTGCATTTTGGTAGGCTTTTCCAGTTAAATCCCGAACAGGTGTGAGTAGAACCAAATCACAATTTAGATCAGTTTCTAATTTCCTTAGTAGTTCCCATTCCTTAAGTTTTCCTTGTTTCGGATAAGGTAAGACTAGTAGTCCACTAATCATTTCCGATTTCACGTTTCTTTTTTTGCGAACTTCCCATAAAATGCGCCCTATCGAATAACGAAAATTAAATTCTGAAACAGGTTGCACAACAGTAATACCAGCGCCTCTATACAGAAAACCATCAATTGCACAAGGCCCTGTGTATTCACTTGGGATGAGATTCTTCAAGTCTTTTACTAGATCATATACTTTCGGAAGGAACAAGGCTTCATATCCACTATGATTGCCACCAATGTGAATTCCTCTAAATCCACCATCATGATCAATCCACATGTTTGTGGCTGTGAGATAAAAAAACTCACTCTCTTTCACATCCCAAAGTGTGGAAAAATCAAAAAAACGAGAATCTCCCACCCACTCTTCACAAACAATTGGATAACCAAATAAACGTTTGTTTACTTGAGAGAGTTTCCATGAATCAGAAGGTGTTTTGAAGATGATATGATTTCGGCCTGCAAGTCCAAATTCACTTTTTAAAACCACAGGTAATTTTGCCTCTTCTAAATCGGCAAACAAATGTTCTTCGGATGAAATCAATTTGGCAGGAAGTGGGGAGTGGTTTTTGCGAAAGTCAAGTTGGGTGACCTTAGAATTAAGATACCTAACCATTTCCAATTGAATCGGATCAATTACAAGTTCACCATCTTCCCAAAAATGACGCCTACCCCATTCGACAAGTGTTACATCTTGTAACAAAGAGCCAACTAACGTTGGGATACCTGGAGTGAAACCTTTTTCTTTCCAATGTGAATACAATTCATCAGACGGAAGTTCTTCGACAAGGACATAGTCCTCTTCATTTGTGATGGGGAAAAATAGTTTCTCCAAACAACGATTCCTCCTCTTAAGTGAGGAATCTAAATTGAGAGGAGGTGAATGGAGTTTATACTCAAATAATGAGTCTAAGTAGTATAACTTTGGCACCAATCAATAGATACGTCGGATAGCGGTTGCAATCCTTTGCACATTATCTTTTGTTAGGTTAGGATAGATCGGGATACAATGCCCTCTTTGGAATAACCTTTCTGCATTTGGGTATTCTAAATGGTTTTCTTCCAAAACTCGGTGAAGTGGTTCTTCTACTGTCCTTTGAGTTCCAATATGAATTGATTTAAAGTATCTTTGGATTTCTTCATAATTTTGACCAGAGACAACAATCGGAAACCTTTGGAATGTATCTTCGTTTGGATTTTGGAAAAAAGTTTCGAGCCTTGAGTTTTGAACAGCTTGCAAATATGCAGAGGCAATTTTTTTCTTACGTTCTAAAATCACACCAAGTTTTGACAATTGTTCGATTCCAAGAGCAGCTTGGTAATCCACCAAATTATAATCATATTTTGGTTCACCAAAGTTGCGTTTTGCGGTAGTACCAGATTTATAAGATTTCACAACATTCGCCAATTGACTTTCAGCAGTGATGATCATGGCACCATTACCTGTGGTGATAATGTTTTCAGCGCTAAGTCCACAGATGGCAATTTTGGATTGTTTCCCAACTGTGATGGTTTCGGAAGTGGCACCAATGGCTTCGGTGAAGTCTTCAATCACTTCCAATCCATCGATGGAATAATCAGTGATTCGTATAAGGGAACCAAAACTGTGATCAAACAAGGCAAACTTTGCACCAGATTCATTTTTTTTACGTAAAAATTCTTCAGGGCATGGGTGGAAAGAATTACGTTTTAAATCCACTATCACCGGTTTTGCTTGGATTAAAAAAAGCGCATCCAACGCAGAAATAGGTGCATAACTTGATAACAAAACAGAATCACCAGCTTTCACACCTAACCCAAGCAAGGCGAGGTGATAAGCAGAAGTTAAGGAATTAGAGGAAATGGCATATTTGATTTTAAATGTATGGCAAAATGTTTTTTCAAAACGTTCTACAATTTCACCAGTGGAAAGATGTTCTTCCACGAGACATTCTAAAACACCCTTCAGATCTTCTCTTGAAAGGGTAGGTTTGAAGAATTCGATGTTTTTTTCTTTTCGAATCGGTCTTTGTATTGTTTCGGTGCTCATCCAACAGCACTCCTCTTTATTATGTCACTTAAATACTCGATTTACGAATTATGTCACTTCATTTTTCGAAATGCGAACATAATTTTAGAAAATCCAAGGAAAATTGGTTCTGAGTAGAGAAAGTTCCCAAAATATGACCGAAACCATGGACCAAATTTACTCTTTGTGGGCCGACCGACTCCGAAAGAACCAAGGGATCCGATCACTAATGGAAGACTTAGGCAAGACCACTGGCCACCCCAATGAAATCCTCCTAGGTGGGGGTAACCCAGCTCATATCCCAGAAGCTGAAGCGATATTCGAAGAAACGTTTGGCAAATTGGCAAAAGACCCCATCCTTCGTTCCCTTCTCGGAGATTACCAAGCACCGATTGGAAACGACTCCTTTCGCGAATTGGCTGCAGAGTATTTGTCTCCACTCCTCCAATCAAAATTCAAAAAAGAGAACATTGCATTTTTCAATGGAAGCCAAAATACCTATTCCTTCCTTCTAAACCTCCATTCAGGACTTATGGCAGATGGGAGTTTTAAAAAAATACTATTGCCAGTGGTTCCAGAATACATTGGTTATGCGGACCAATCAATTGCGGAGAATGTGTTTTTAGCAAATCCACCAAATGTAGTTTCGACTGGGGAAAACCGTTTCCGATATGAGTTAAACCAATCCACTTTCGATCTAGCGGATGTAGGTGTTTTGGCAATTTCCAGACCAACCAATCCAACAGGGAATGTCCTTTCACTAGAACAATTGGAGTGGATGGAAAAAAGTACCACAAAACAAAACATACCGATTCTCATCGACCTTGCCTACGGAAATCCATTCCCAAATTTAATTGGGAAGGAATCACCCATCCAATACAAAGAAGGACGAACTTTATCCCTAAGTTTTTCCAAAATCGGATTACCTGGAGTCAGGTTTGGAATTGTAGTCTCAAATGAAGAAACAATTGATACCCTCTCCTCTTTTGCTGCTGTGTCAAACCTTGCGGTTGGAAATTTGGGAGTGTATATGATGCAAATCCTTTTCCAAGAAAATTTGTTACCCAAGTTATCAGAAAACATATTACGTCCGTTTTATGAAGCAAAAGCAAAACTCGCGCTCCACTTGTTCACAGAAACATTTAAAAAGATGGGAGTTGAGTATGAAATCCATGATCCAATGGGTGGTTTTTTCCTCTGGATTCGATTTCCATCACTATCCATATCCAATCATGAATTGTATCACCTTTGCAAAGATAAACGGCTCTTCATTGTTTCAGGACATTATTTCTTTCCTGGATTAAACACTGATTTTTCGCATACGAAAGAATGCATACGTTTGACATATTGCCGTAAGGAAGAAGAATTAGCCAGGGGAGCCCAAATCCTTGCAGAAATTGTGGCCTCTCACCAGGCGAATTCCAAATGAGTGAAGATAGTATCGATTTATCAGACACAGTCTTAGAGAATCCCTCATCTAAAGAGGAGAATACTTCTGAGAGACCATCTGCTCAATCTTATATATTTTTGTCTGATTCTGTTGGTAGCCTAACTCCCACAGCACGTTGTATCTTAGATGAATTGAAAGACTGGCACAAACGTGTAGAAAAACATGGGAGTAAAGAGAAACACGCATCGTACCTCATGACAGTGGACAAACTTCCAGAGGCCCTTGGGAAGTACACGAACCTAGGTGCACAAGGTAGATCGGAAAATTCCATCCACCATGCTCTCCGCCAAATTTTAGACATAGACCACCGTGGACAAAATAGAGCCGCTTATGCATACCCATATCTGATTCGTACGGGAAGTAAAATTTCTTCAAAAATTGCCCTCATTGCACCACAAAACGAGAACAAGACGGACACCCAACCATACAGGCAAGCTTGTTTTCGATTCTCACAAGAACTCATCAAAGTTCTATTAGAAAACAGAGCCAAAAAAGGAAGGAACTGGGACGAAGACAATCCAGGTTCACTTCTTTTACAAAAAAACAAAGATGGGAATACTTGGCTTTATCCCAAGTTAGGTTCTCTGGAAGCAGAGATTTCCTCACTTGTTCGTAAAGGATTTGGGAACTTACCATATATCCCGATGCCAGATTTTCTACAAGACTTCACACTGTTTGCGAGAGAACAAAATTTGGCACTTCCTATCTTAACCGATTATCATATTGTGATTGATGAACTGAATATTTTACCTGATGGAAGTTTCAAACGATTACCAGAAGTAGTTAACCAAATCCTTGCACACTTAAATGGATTGGAACATTTTGCAAAGGAACAACTCACAAAACTTGCAAAAGATGCAAAATACGAATCGTTCTTAGCTCAATTTAATGAATACATATCTGTTCCGAAATTTTCTTCTCTAGAAGCAAAGATGAATCCGGAAGAAGAAGTGAAAAAGTTTTTATCCATCATCGAAAACTTTCCTGTCCCTGCAGAAAAAAACAACCGTGCACTTTCCATCAAAGAAACCATAGATCTCAGCATTAAAATTTTAAAACGACTTACGGAAGAAAAAGGATCAGTTTTAACGAGAAAAGATGATAGTATTTATGGCACTGTCAAAAATGCAGTCATCAGTAAAATTCCGGAACATACAAAAAATCATAATACACTATTACGCATCAACTTTGAAGAAGAAGTTGCCAATGCCGGGATCACAGATCCAGATAAAGTGTCTGAATACATCAAACGATTAAAGGACGATGTATTCTCAGAACATTCTTACTATGAAGAAAAAACTCCGGACGGTCGAGTTGTCTATTATGTTGTTGACCATGGTTATATGGCAGCTGTTATCCACAAACTTGCGTTTGAAGGGAGAACCAACCCAGAATACAAAAAACAATTGGGTTATGCCAAAATTATCAATCATAAACTTTCTAATCCCAAACACCCAGGACTCAATAGCAAACTCAAACCCGAGTTAATTGCCAAACTCAATGCGGATGTCAAAAATATGGAAGTGGAGGAATTGGAAAAGGAAAGGTCCAATGAAATTCGTTCACGTTTTAATGTCATTCCAGGGATTTTAACATTCGTTGTGAGTACGATGATTTTTATCACAGGGGCGTATTACTTACGTTCTGCGATGCCAATCTTTTTTGGTGTTCCTTTTTCTGTGGTTCTTGGATTTTTAGCTGCGATTTATTTTAGAGAAAAAACTACAGAAGAAATCCGAGAAGACATTAAAAATTCAGGGAAATTTTCTGGTGTGGGTGACTGGGGAAAACCAAGTTACTCTTCCAGTTCCTCACCAAGTTATGAAGAAGAACAAGAGACTAGCAAAAAAGAAGAAAAACTTTCTCACATTTACAAAGCTGCTGACAATTTTGTTTTTCCAAAACGATTTAATAAAATCACAGACAAAGTGTTAGATCCAAAATCCTTACGATCCCGTATCTACGAAAATTTGGACAATATCAAACGGAACAACATGACCCTCGCCAAAGAAAAAGATGA comes from the Leptospira ellinghausenii genome and includes:
- a CDS encoding SH3 domain-containing protein, producing MHFPIFYTMSGIVFFLSLLLTSLISPILSQNHWDDYIAEKNIKSTYYIFGDNVNLREADHLNAKVIRKLPLGTVIKILTKTNQILEQNSLKEFWYKVQVGEETGYLWGGLISDYSFPLNDTIILCKNLGTKTKKLELKILQGSKILSQGSFEVGPLSNESWDHTIYNPSLFSPSPHTIFAIKFLIFSEIEYGYSNEQVFTLNRELKITPQFSWNPGSCDPPACAETWLVFPKDTLPEDKKMSRKTLKGKENTIIELMHSFDLDETNQHDFYQSEYVWNGSQFQKKEK
- a CDS encoding DUF2237 domain-containing protein gives rise to the protein MNMDESLNVLGGPLLPCSTDPLTGFFRDGCCNTSDEDFGSHTVCVLATEDFLLSQKESGNDLITPWPEYEFPGVKPGERWCLCASRWLEAYRNGVAPKVFLESTHKRALEIIPLELLERFAVEPID
- a CDS encoding M23 family metallopeptidase, which encodes MEPHCDSEPYYPKENGIPNNEFKVKKLILLFCLITLPIVSAPEMIGEESCIVESTCTILVPTENGYELYLKNKDPNLAAIKSVTINISLKNMSSDQVSPKFFVLRGADPVFVTNLKIVDVTKSFFYSYSITVNMGDWDAKHDDAYSYSLPFPSGIRARIGQGYNGGFTHSGYLKYSLDFSLPIGTPIHAARKGIVVSLVKKYSEGGVRKDLLSKANYVMIQHDDGTIGNYAHLKKDGVTVNIGDQVEEGQLIGYSGNTGYSQGPHLHFEVHKPTKDSQIITLPTSFRTQYNDHETLSPFYLYWKPRQGIDPPKTDLLEEDILLCKSNGKELLTQCNDTNFRLGDRYALQLEFLKPTKNQIELLLTTDGDKVEPYYMNWFSQNEGAVEFRYFEIPKHPNFIGKWKMVVKVNGVEKKVFFFQVSA
- a CDS encoding M23 family metallopeptidase, which produces MRFGLFSIVVLLPLGLLFANEPLSYCSMNRVCVDFEPNRNGVDVFFQNKIATNVTETSISVNALYKNMKSSVPLPLVTILKGKRRIKLFHLKTINRRKKISYKIHYKWILGNYHVSHNSGYIYELPFDSKLKVRIFQAYHGKKSHSGDNRYSIDFGLKEDDMIMAARPGIVIDTEEKNNEGGFDPKYKQSANFVKILHDDGTIAEYAHLRYMGVVVKRGQHVDVGTFLGYAGSTGYSEGPHLHFEVYQPTNTLRKKTIPTKFRTQMSDGEILSEGVLVWRREFGTPPEKKLVDSDGIYLCENSEANEVSLCNQNIFSKLKPIFITLPILRPDLYTFQLFLRKKDSNILYEYTWDSKKEDWWTSFMIPIQEFQEPLDGEWNLTVTVNHITQKKMEFQITSLK
- a CDS encoding glutathione S-transferase N-terminal domain-containing protein, which translates into the protein MSAKLYTFPISHFSEKARWGLDLANYPYLLNPLIPGQHIQTLKPLVSDLYVPVLETDSGIVQGSGHILDLVEEKAFGSKSSEEEKQMEETIDSKIGKSLQTLLYHFILDYPEIVGKLFLLNPAKLSDTVSPPEHFELIALSLKRRYKITPKNIDVVKLALDECAKELIEIYKTKKYFNGKSFGRVDLTIASLMGMLVEPKESPAYPWFTSITMPESFLQWKKDLGYDLLFDKIKEFYKDFRIQSK
- the cutA gene encoding divalent-cation tolerance protein CutA — translated: MEFEIEYVTVYTTFPSKAEAKETAKILVTEKLAACANLIDQMESIYVWNEQLEETTEVVCLLKTTMEKSEPLIQRIRDLHSYDIPCIVGWPILKGNPSYLDWIRKSL
- a CDS encoding NADase-type glycan-binding domain-containing protein → MNLRNFKSTLLILSICLPLFSESLNPPVITSTSQLQPKTKKYIPVFAMDGKLKTSWVEGAEGEGLGESLQFKYKTPINFRSLSIYNGFGDPKLWAANNRIKKLKVTTESGIEEVVTLKDSLSRQVVEFKNEIRAKEISLTIQEVYKGTNSENTAIAEVMFDSEQAGSALVPPKNTWAIGKWKTKSNIARIQLHNDGTCEMGYETAKMLCTWTEKGDKVIVSLEATLPLTNTDILEIKRRGNATDPVIEINGKHEFVLNRDEV